AAGAGACTGAATTCCGTTTAATCTTTTTCAACTTGATCTCAACTATTGATAAGTGAATTGGACACTTGTTTAGACATCAATTTGTGTAAgctgtaaaaaatattaaattcggCAACTGGTCTCATTATAATAGCTTTTTAATGAGAAAAAACCAAATACGTATTGGAATTCTATGCAGAAGAATTCACCTTCTTTTAAACCTTCTTATTCACCTTCTTAATTCAAAAGAAACACCTCAAGACACACTATAATAATTCCGTAGAATTGATTGATGTGGATTATAGATCTTTTTAATAAACTGTTATGATTCAAAATACTACGATATATTTTCGATTATTGAATAAGTGTTTGAAACAGACTTCTTTACCTTTGGTATCTCTACTGCGGCAGTTGAGAATGCAGAGGTTTTGATATGTTTTCGAGTCAGTGCCACAAACATGGTTGATCTCCTTTGAACAAAAGCAATCCTCAATTTCCTGCTCAGAGCTCTTCTTTCCAGCATACTCTTCACATTCGCCATGATGTTTCAGTTTCAAGTCTGTAATAAAAATCCGAACcttagttgaaaaatatataaaaaatactgtAAGCAACAAGGAAAAATTCTCATCCTTTCACTCTgctgaataataattcttaaacgaatgaaaaacattgataagtcatcaataaattttcaaaaaattcaatataGCCTAATactatttgagaaaaaaatgattttgaaacaaCATTTACCTTTGAAATGATTACTGTGACAGTTGAGAATACAGAAATTCGGATAGGTCTTGGCATCAGATCCACAAACTGGGTTCATTTCTCTTGTGCATGGGCAGTCTATGGGAGCTTCGGCAGAAACCCAGGTAGACGCCGCAGATACCTGTGGCTCAACGCAAGGTCCGTGATGTTTCACTTTGAGatctaaaaaaattgatttaatttaaatttattcaaagacaaaaaaactgaattataatatacagtacaataaaataatttgaggtTGTGAGAAAATAGTTACAGCAAGAATGGATTAAACGAAACATCGAAATTCTATGAATATGATAAGTAATGGTTCACTCATAATTTTTATGAGAAACAATTCCCTTTCATTAAGTTCTTTAGAGCTACTGTATTGTCGAATTGACGAACAGATGGATTTCAATTACTGTTATTTCTATCTAGATTAATAGCAATAGCAAAAAATAGAGCATTCTTTAAACTTTATCAATGAAGAAAAGCAGAATGTTTCTTTAAAATGCTTAAATAATCAGATGAATTTTCAAACTTCAATCGGAATTTGGTAATATTGTAAACAATAAccaatattcaattaaataaatatattttttacattttttaaccaTTCTATCGTTTATTggcatcaataatatttataaatatcctAGTAATATTCAAACAGATAgtagtgaaatatttattgctcTAATTGTACTCTAAATTGCTCTTATTGCATgctgaaaattgtataaaaatagaattattccaGTTTGAAGTTTGCAAAATTTTCTTTAGAAAATGACATTTTTTCTGATCAAGTTTGCTGAATCTTAGTCATGAAACTATTATGATTTCTTGAAAACAGCAGTAAATGGAACAATCAAATAAGCTAGGCCTAATACAGTAATGGAACAAttagaataaatgaaaaataagcaACAAAGTAAATAAAAGACTGACAGGCAACATTCTGATCCTTTCACTCTGATCATTAATGATCAACCTAAtgaaaatgatataatttttaaatccgTAGTTTGAAGGAATATTTGACAAGGTACTCAAGAATATCATCGataacatttcattttcaagaaactactTGAGGAAAATAtgattttaaaataacatttacCTTTGAAATGATTACTGTGACAGTTGAGAATACAGAAATTCGGATACGTCTTGGCATCAGATCCACAAACTGGATTCATTTCTCTTGTGCATGGGCAGTCTATGGGGGCTTCGGCAGAAACCCAGGTAGATGCCGCAGATACCTGTGGTTCAACGCAAGGTCCGTGATGTTTCACTTTGAgatctaaaaaaaaaattaaaatcaaattgaatttattcaaagacacaaaaacaaaataataatacaacagtaaaacaaaataatttgagaTTGTAAGAAAATAGTTAGGCCTATATATGTCACAGCAATAATTGATCGAAATTCACATAGATACTAATAATTAGTGACTTAAAATCTCAAAGATTTGACAGAATAAgaagtttaataataaataaaatcagcTCGGAGAAAACGATTACAGAGTTATGATACGAAGgaatattatctatataaataaaaatcgagcctcaaattttgacattcaataacttttttatgtgtgcaccaaacttgatgatttttttagttgtgttcgttatgttcaggaccgggtttatggcctatcaaatttataatccgacttcaggactctttcctactgtccttcaaagtttaaatgtaatccttatgggagaagatttgtgagctggccacacacagaaataaaaatcagctgttataaatcattgcgtcatacaacagccgtcggtagatactAGATAagaagagtgtgtgctgctccataaccgcccatgtattttattctaaacgccccgactaaaaacaaaatgactgctCTTTGTGTAACCATCCaccagtgcggcctcaggttgaaGACTTATaagctctaaagacattgctttgttttgaATAGTTGTGCTGTCTtaggtgttcagaattaattgatttttgtaaattttattttgcagttggaaaattatctatattaataaaatgccgcatcgcgcctcctcaggtgtgcatccagctaaagtttgtcatgagatgcattaaactatttggcggtgaGAAGTTCGCCGAGCCAGCTAGTTTCTAATATAGTCCAAGAAAATTGTATTGGTGTTCTTAAATTTGGCGagatatttcaattcatttcactGATTTATTTTGTAAGATAGTATTCGTCTTAGAATTGTTCAGCTGAACGTCTTAGaactgaatcaataataataatcatctccGTATGTAGGTCTGTCTTGTTAAGatgaaaaattgagaatatttttgaGCAGAATAAAATCTGTTGTGTAATACCAGTGAACTTTCAGAATGATGGTATTATAAAAACATCGAAACACTATTAAAAAAGCATAAATAATTCTTGTCTTGAGTCACACTTGTCAAAGTCACactattttgaatttaataGACAAGTAATACTTTAGTGTGACTCTTAAGattttcaagtgaataattAAGTTATTTATAATTCTGTATAACCAACAAAATTTTTTTCACTCACTGTCTAGAAAATTAATCCAATTTTACTTGAAATCGCACCTATCAGGTAGTGAAATtacttttattacaaaaaaggaCGATATGGCTGTAAATTAAATTgaagttttaattttaattaaatgaaaattacaAGTATTGCAGTAATTTGTAAGTGTTAATTACAAATTGCAGTTGGAaattgataaagaaattcaCATATTTACCTTTGATATCACTGGCTCTACAATTCAAATAACATCCATTCTTGTAAGTTTCATTATCAGTGCCGCATACAAGGTTGATATCTTTAGAACAGAAGCAATCTTCTGCACTGTCTTCGGAATCGTCAAAAGCTCCAACATTTCCCAGGCATTCTCCTTCATGTTTCACGTCCAAATCTGCAAATCGTTAATATGATTATCACTGTTCACAATGCAAAGGAGCAAATGACTATTTGATTAAACATGGACAGACTTAGTTTTCCGAACTAAACTAATTAGAAATGCTGTACGgtaatgtataatatattaattaaatttgttcaattttcCATGCCGAATACAATCGTTAATATTGACAATCGCAAGATAAAGATTCATCAAAGAATACCGTGCAGTTTCAGATACGCTCTACAATGAGCTTAGCATTGAACTAATAATACATCCAATATCAacatttatttcaacatttataGCACTAAACAATTGAAATATGGTTCAGCAAGATGGAGAATTGGTATTGAGCATGACATTTTTCATAACATCTATCcgatattgaatttcaaagtCAACATTTTCGGTACAGTAATAAAATGCGAAGAGATGTTCATGGTACTAAAtagttgaatttatttgaaatcaaaACATTGTGTTTTCTCATTATCCCTCCCATATTTTATCCGATAGTTTGATCTTTCCAAGTTGGATGGGATGATTATTTCCAAGTAAAACAATTCTGTGGAATAAAACtttaacaaaaaatacaaaaacaaacaTATATCAGGCTATGATAGACCCAATATTGGATATGAGGTGTGAGTCATGGATCAAGGACATTCTGCAAAATTGCTTGCCGCGGAAATTATGTAATGGAGAAGATGTGCAGGCCTATCACTATAAGACAAAGtaaggaatgaaataatatgaGTGCGGATGAATGTAAAAGATACTATACTGAGTAGCATTGATAAGAACCAAATAAAATGGTATGGCCACCTTCGCCGAATGAATACGGAGAGATTACCATTGAGTCTTTGAATGGACTCCAAACCAGCATAAAAAGCGGGGTAGGCTAAGGAAAATATTGATGGCCAATGTTCGAAAAGAGATTGAATGAAGAATTTTGCGAGAGGAAGACTGGAGAGATAAGGAGTGATGGCGGAGGGGGTGCGAGAAGCGACTTCAAATTGCAAAACATGCGgaaaaaacatttcaagtaaTAGTAGGGTAGTTTTTAGTAGTATGAATTAGAATTTCTAACTTTAATCTCCAAACTCATTTGGCATGATTTTGGGGCCTAAAACTTGGAAATTCAAAAGCAGAAATAGATGTAAAATGATAACCTACCTTCAAACTCCTTTTGGTAGCATACGAAGACACACATATTGTGATAAGTTCGGCCATCTGTGCCGCATACAGGGTTCACCCTAGCCGTGGCAGCATTACTGTAGCAGTCACACTGTATGTCGTGGTCGGGCAGAACTCCGGGGAGCACAGCGCAGTCGCACACCGCTAACAAAATTGCGGCAGCACCAAAAATATAAGCTGGATTTCCGATCATCTTATCTACTGTAAACAAAACAATTCTGTAATTAGTTTCATTACATATCTCAAGACAAACTATGAAAATCATATTCTAATAACAACCTTatcaaatataatgaatatttgtGTTGTATTTATTACATAGGAGAAATAAGGAATAACTAGGAATCAATCAAGCACAATATCACTTGCCCTATTTCTAAAATAATTGTCGTAACAATATGTGGATAGTAAAAACGATCGTACCATGaatgagtgaaatattttaatacaaataaatgaGTAAGcctctaataaatgaatattattcattgttgatAGGTCTGAATGGTTGTCGATGAAagataatattgatgaaattaaaacattatgGGAAAAAATTTGacagaaaaattatttaatataaaaagGTGATATAGCCGAAGGAGGAGCAGCAGGCTtcgtgaagaagaaaaatgtaattgaaCTTTTGCAGCCTACGAAGTCTGCATCAGACAAGattatgaaaaacaaataacattTCTGAAACTCTATTTTTAATAga
The sequence above is drawn from the Nilaparvata lugens isolate BPH chromosome 2, ASM1435652v1, whole genome shotgun sequence genome and encodes:
- the LOC111045304 gene encoding serine protease inhibitor dipetalogastin isoform X1, with the protein product MIGNPAYIFGAAAILLAVCDCAVLPGVLPDHDIQCDCYSNAATARVNPVCGTDGRTYHNMCVFVCYQKEFEDLDVKHEGECLGNVGAFDDSEDSAEDCFCSKDINLVCGTDNETYKNGCYLNCRASDIKDLKVKHHGPCVEPQVSAASTWVSAEAPIDCPCTREMNPVCGSDAKTYPNFCILNCHSNHFKDLKVKHHGPCVEPQVSAASTWVSAEAPIDCPCTREMNPVCGSDAKTYPNFCILNCHSNHFKDLKLKHHGECEEYAGKKSSEQEIEDCFCSKEINHVCGTDSKTYQNLCILNCRSRDTKDLKVKHHGACKTSKVVSTKDKTSTDCFCSKEMNHVCGTDLKTYQNLCILNCHSRDTKDLKLSHMGHCEETLPIIMD
- the LOC111045304 gene encoding serine protease inhibitor dipetalogastin isoform X3 — protein: MIGNPAYIFGAAAILLAVCDCAVLPGVLPDHDIQCDCYSNAATARVNPVCGTDGRTYHNMCVFVCYQKEFEDLDVKHEGECLGNVGAFDDSEDSAEDCFCSKDINLVCGTDNETYKNGCYLNCRASDIKDLKVKHHGPCVEPQVSAASTWVSAEAPIDCPCTREMNPVCGSDAKTYPNFCILNCHSNHFKDLKLKHHGECEEYAGKKSSEQEIEDCFCSKEINHVCGTDSKTYQNLCILNCRSRDTKDLKVKHHGACKTSKVVSTKDKTSTDCFCSKEMNHVCGTDLKTYQNLCILNCHSRDTKDLKLSHMGHCEETLPIIMD
- the LOC111045304 gene encoding serine protease inhibitor dipetalogastin isoform X2, with translation MIGNPAYIFGAAAILLAVCDCAVLPGVLPDHDIQCDCYSNAATARVNPVCGTDGRTYHNMCVFVCYQKEFEDLDVKHEGECLGNVGAFDDSEDSAEDCFCSKDINLVCGTDNETYKNGCYLNCRASDIKDLKVKHHGPCVEPQVSAASTWVSAEAPIDCPCTREMNPVCGSDAKTYPNFCILNCHSNHFKDLKLKHHGECEEYAGKKSSEQEIEDCFCSKEINHVCGTDSKTYQNLCILNCRSRDTKDLKVKHHGACKTSKVVSTKDKTSTDCFCSKEMNHVCGTDLKTYQNLCILNCHSRDTKDLKLSHMGHCEETLPIIMD